The following coding sequences are from one Formosa haliotis window:
- a CDS encoding GNAT family N-acetyltransferase, which translates to MEIKFYKIDVSEKDMVLDLFIEAAKSIAKMNIDHWQYWMDPPEEKLKWVASGLRNGAFFVIKTGDDKTIGMVQILNEDELYWGKQTETALYVHSLVVKDTYKGLGLGQQILQDIEQQARRKDCRYLRLDADAKNPKLCRYYETIGFRKVGTKVLPLSVYNLYQKDVSSDH; encoded by the coding sequence ATGGAAATAAAATTTTATAAGATAGATGTTTCCGAAAAGGATATGGTTTTAGACTTATTTATAGAAGCGGCTAAAAGCATTGCAAAAATGAATATAGATCATTGGCAATATTGGATGGATCCGCCAGAAGAGAAGTTGAAATGGGTAGCTTCTGGTTTACGGAATGGAGCGTTTTTTGTTATAAAAACAGGCGATGATAAAACAATCGGGATGGTTCAAATTTTAAATGAAGATGAATTGTATTGGGGTAAACAAACCGAAACCGCATTGTATGTACATTCTTTAGTTGTTAAAGATACGTATAAAGGTCTGGGCTTAGGACAGCAAATTCTTCAAGATATAGAACAGCAAGCTAGACGGAAGGACTGTCGATATTTAAGGCTTGATGCCGATGCTAAAAACCCGAAACTTTGCAGGTATTACGAAACCATAGGCTTTCGTAAAGTAGGGACAAAAGTACTGCCGCTGTCGGTATACAATTTGTATCAGAAAGATGTAAGTTCAGATCATTAA
- the thiL gene encoding thiamine-phosphate kinase, with protein MIEDKNQQRTDLSQLGEFGLIDHLTKHFEIKQDSTVKGVGDDAAVLDFKDKQVVVTTDLLVEGVHFDLSYVPLKHLGYKAVIVNLSDVFAMNAQATQITVSIAMSNRFPLEAIEELYAGIETAAKLYGVDLIGGDTTSSTTGLLISVTALGTVSKEDVVYRNGAKPNDLLVVTGDIGGAYMGLQVLEREKEVFKVNPNNQPDLEPYTYIIERQLKPEARQDIVKLLKDLDVKPTAMIDISDGLSSEIIHICKQSKVGCDLYENKIPLDPQFISTCEEFDIDGTTVALSGGEDYELLFTISQEDFPKIKANPNLTVIGFMTEESAGMHLVTRAETKIPLKAQGWNALSKDQ; from the coding sequence GTACAGATTTAAGTCAGTTAGGGGAGTTCGGCCTTATCGATCACCTAACGAAACATTTCGAAATTAAACAAGACTCAACAGTTAAAGGTGTTGGCGATGATGCTGCTGTTCTAGATTTTAAAGATAAACAAGTGGTAGTTACCACAGATTTATTGGTAGAAGGCGTACATTTTGATTTGAGCTATGTACCGTTGAAACATTTAGGTTATAAAGCAGTTATTGTGAATTTGTCTGATGTGTTTGCTATGAATGCGCAAGCCACGCAAATTACGGTATCTATAGCCATGTCTAACCGTTTTCCTTTAGAAGCGATTGAAGAATTATATGCAGGTATAGAAACGGCCGCAAAGTTATACGGTGTAGATCTTATTGGTGGAGATACGACTTCTTCTACAACAGGTTTACTAATTTCGGTTACGGCATTAGGAACTGTTTCTAAAGAGGATGTGGTGTATAGAAATGGAGCAAAACCTAACGATTTGTTAGTGGTAACCGGAGATATTGGAGGTGCGTATATGGGACTTCAGGTGCTGGAAAGAGAGAAAGAAGTTTTTAAGGTAAATCCTAATAACCAGCCGGATCTCGAGCCTTATACGTATATAATTGAGCGTCAATTAAAACCTGAGGCACGCCAAGATATTGTTAAGTTACTTAAAGATCTTGATGTAAAACCAACCGCTATGATTGATATTAGCGATGGATTATCTTCTGAAATTATACATATCTGTAAGCAAAGTAAAGTGGGGTGCGATTTATACGAAAACAAAATTCCGTTAGACCCGCAATTTATCAGTACTTGCGAGGAGTTTGATATTGATGGTACTACAGTTGCATTAAGTGGAGGAGAAGATTACGAATTGTTATTTACTATTTCTCAAGAGGACTTTCCTAAAATTAAAGCAAACCCAAATTTAACTGTTATTGGATTTATGACTGAAGAAAGTGCAGGAATGCATCTTGTAACACGAGCTGAAACCAAAATTCCATTAAAAGCACAAGGTTGGAACGCATTGAGTAAAGACCAATAA
- a CDS encoding chondroitinase-B domain-containing protein, with the protein MGTSEYQNVNSGALVNNNYFVQCDGENEIITNKSKNNSYINNTFRRSRGSLVLRHGSNAIVEGNYFLGENVDGTGGIRITDSEHTITNNYIQDCITVLDQAKWNNGITFMGGGDNNSVECTSTSVSNGYQKTENINLSRNTIVNTNAPLFYNEDKGSTDPTGAVTDNLIYFAANNPNITDVISGDTDDAYKNLGTKLDYLGNVYTGTALGVENDGFAEDNGIMADVDGEIFTFSGADGKGADMGIYKPTTDDMVGHGIGACFLDSTGANITNGDCTIQIPESIVVGSVPTFTFEAGAESVDVTANVGWTAVSNNDWITIDTDGADGNATVLVSVTENTDLSTRTGTVTFTQVPGGDDIVKTLTVNQDGGPRTNLINTGESDDPVSVFYVSKENSSKDEVATNSLDKDPNSVWTADDGSVVAGDIKGDGEYVIYDLGDSYTLDFLQFNTTNKSDAFGFQILVSATGTDDADFSMILPTAGDLLYTATGTTEFNEYEIDAEARYVKIIGYGRFNEDRTKRESAWTAVGEIEFFGSKTLSSNDFTANDLKLYPNPVTNGVLYLNKKSNDYNNLRVYDVSGKTILTRTLNSSLNKEEINVSSLSQGLYFVEISRGNSRAVSKVIISK; encoded by the coding sequence ATTGGTACTAGTGAATACCAAAACGTAAATAGTGGTGCTTTAGTAAACAACAACTATTTTGTGCAATGCGATGGTGAAAACGAAATTATTACCAATAAAAGTAAAAACAACTCTTACATTAATAATACCTTTAGAAGAAGTAGAGGGTCTTTAGTATTACGTCACGGATCTAATGCTATTGTAGAAGGCAATTACTTTTTAGGAGAAAACGTTGATGGTACAGGAGGAATTAGAATTACAGACAGCGAACACACCATTACAAACAATTATATACAAGATTGTATTACCGTTTTAGATCAAGCAAAATGGAATAACGGTATCACCTTTATGGGTGGTGGCGATAATAATTCGGTAGAATGTACTTCAACAAGTGTTTCAAACGGGTATCAAAAAACAGAAAACATTAACCTTTCTAGAAATACTATTGTAAACACGAATGCGCCGTTATTTTATAACGAAGATAAAGGTTCTACAGATCCTACTGGAGCAGTTACAGATAATTTAATTTATTTCGCTGCTAATAATCCAAATATTACCGATGTTATATCTGGTGATACTGATGATGCTTATAAAAATCTTGGTACAAAACTAGACTATTTGGGTAACGTTTATACAGGAACAGCATTAGGTGTAGAAAACGATGGTTTTGCCGAAGACAACGGAATTATGGCCGATGTAGATGGCGAAATCTTTACATTTTCTGGAGCAGACGGAAAAGGTGCAGATATGGGTATTTACAAACCCACTACAGACGATATGGTTGGTCATGGTATTGGAGCTTGTTTCTTAGACAGTACGGGAGCAAACATTACCAATGGAGATTGTACCATTCAAATTCCAGAATCTATAGTTGTTGGAAGTGTACCAACTTTTACTTTTGAAGCAGGAGCTGAAAGTGTTGATGTAACAGCAAATGTAGGATGGACTGCAGTTTCTAATAACGATTGGATTACTATTGATACAGATGGAGCAGATGGAAACGCAACTGTTCTTGTAAGCGTAACAGAGAATACAGATTTATCTACCAGAACTGGTACGGTAACCTTTACTCAGGTTCCAGGTGGAGACGACATTGTAAAAACCTTAACTGTAAATCAGGATGGCGGACCGCGTACCAATTTAATTAACACGGGTGAATCAGACGACCCAGTATCTGTATTTTACGTTTCAAAAGAAAACTCGTCTAAAGATGAAGTGGCAACAAACTCTTTAGATAAAGACCCAAATTCTGTTTGGACTGCCGATGATGGTTCTGTTGTAGCTGGTGATATTAAGGGTGATGGAGAATATGTAATTTACGATTTAGGAGACTCTTATACTTTAGATTTCTTACAATTTAACACTACCAATAAAAGTGACGCTTTCGGATTCCAAATTCTAGTTTCCGCTACCGGTACCGATGACGCCGATTTTTCTATGATTTTACCAACTGCAGGTGATTTATTATATACTGCTACAGGAACGACAGAGTTTAACGAGTACGAAATTGATGCAGAAGCACGTTACGTTAAAATTATTGGATACGGAAGATTTAATGAGGATAGAACGAAAAGAGAAAGCGCTTGGACTGCTGTTGGAGAGATTGAATTTTTCGGATCGAAAACTTTATCTTCAAATGATTTTACTGCAAACGACTTAAAATTATATCCAAACCCTGTTACTAATGGCGTTTTATACTTAAATAAAAAATCGAACGATTACAATAACTTAAGAGTCTATGATGTTTCTGGTAAAACTATTTTAACCAGAACTCTTAATTCATCTTTAAATAAAGAAGAAATTAACGTATCTTCATTATCTCAAGGTTTATATTTTGTAGAAATTTCAAGAGGTAACAGCAGAGCTGTAAGCAAGGTTATTATTTCTAAATAA
- a CDS encoding chondroitinase-B domain-containing protein encodes MTFRAETPGGVIFTGGPRLTIGGSSNKTTGEKLATGEYLIVDGFHWKGGYGASNFIEFRNGYDLAHHSTIQNCAIDGLGIDPDDIEEGKYEKHRWVVLFGTYNSVLNCSFMNKTSAGALVLAEYAYNAWGPPYNSDDPDYETNNTRCDLVGHTISNNYFYNYEKRISLSRMLEIAKPFVLVLVNTKT; translated from the coding sequence ATTACATTTAGAGCTGAAACACCAGGAGGTGTTATTTTTACTGGGGGACCAAGATTAACCATTGGAGGTTCATCTAATAAAACAACAGGAGAAAAATTAGCTACCGGAGAATACTTAATCGTTGATGGGTTTCACTGGAAAGGCGGCTATGGCGCAAGTAACTTTATTGAGTTTAGAAATGGTTACGACTTGGCTCACCACAGTACCATTCAAAATTGTGCTATCGATGGTTTAGGAATTGACCCTGACGACATTGAAGAAGGAAAATATGAAAAACATAGATGGGTCGTATTATTTGGAACCTATAATAGTGTTTTAAATTGTTCGTTTATGAACAAAACTAGCGCAGGAGCCTTAGTACTGGCAGAATATGCATATAATGCTTGGGGACCACCATACAACAGTGACGATCCTGATTACGAAACCAACAATACACGCTGCGATTTAGTAGGCCATACGATTAGTAATAATTACTTTTATAATTATGAAAAAAGGATCAGTCTTTCCAGAATGCTGGAGATAGCGAAACCATTCGTATTGGTACTAGTGAATACCAAAACGTAA